One window of the Chryseobacterium sp. CY350 genome contains the following:
- a CDS encoding response regulator — MLNYTLSDNELERLKKLEYFDLLNLGKDPQFDIFAETACLIADCPVSLISIMESEMQTVQSCVGLEIDSVARENTICQYSISTGEIIIINDTLLDERTRLNPLVLQGGIRFYVGIPFFDDERFALGTICVIDYKPRAITDSQITALKKLSDVISKLLTARRKTIYAEYFQQIFNISNNLICVLDDKLKFKNFNPVVEKIFLLKKAEVIGRSFTEIFGEPNKDLSTMKDLMKGAQEASFTTYKNSDDGSSVIVEWVFKLNQELSEIFCFGTNITKESEEKRQLESSERRFRSFFENAIGLMSMHDMDGNILAVNEKGREMLHYSVDEVENLNLKDLVPEHNWPSLQEYLNRIKKEREDFGTMILKAKNGVEQVWMYHNLVELDEEGKPYIISTALNVTERMTLEKDLVHTKKILEQTSSVAQVGGWEVNLKKNTLFWSQSTKEIHKIGNDYQPDLETAIGFYTDDSRERVEFLFNRAVNEGIPYDDEFQLVRNDGVTIWVRVKAIPEFEDGVCIRVFGIIQDIDVFKKMFLDIAKKEAMMQSFVTYVPVAVAMFDKDLNYISVSSKWKDEFKMNENDIIGKNLFAVSPNIPVERKEIYHAALQGKTYINEDFAIHLSGTEEIQHLDLKVGPWYLSDNEIGGVIVSVQNITTAVKTNEELKNAKKMADIASKAKSEFLANMSHEIRTPLNGVVGFSDLLLRTPLNDIQTQYLNYINESGENLLNIINDILDFSKIESGKMELLIDQSDVYDMVSQVINVILYQSQKKNIELLLNIEPGLPKTILLDEARLKQILINLLGNAVKFTEKGEIELKVEKLSMDDENIVLRFSVRDTGIGIPLEKQNHIFDAFTQENSSISKRYGGTGLGLTISNNILGYMGSHLSLVSTHEKGSEFFFDIEIPYEISKSSEYDDLTIKKVLVVDDNEANRIILQHMLTYKNIESTLASNGMEALQILLRGDRFDVILMDYHMPVISGLETITKIRELFNEKKETSPLVILHTSSEEHDVINSFRKEDDSYFLLKPIKSDDLYRTLKRLSQSKVTEVAAPEHLEKHCFPFMEKLEVLLVDDNPVNMVLNNRMMKSLMPDVHLTEVVNGLEAVEECKKKDFSVILMDVQMPVMNGIEATKQIRLLPGYENVPIIGVTAGNVLGEKEKCLESGMNDFLPKPLRQANLSEMLKKYIAIEQDMGVEGQAVIATEKYINMDMFREQIGDDDDFKTIFLNLVIKELIQTKDDIGNAAAVKDAVSAKIILHKLKGTAGTTGLFRLSECALRWEKKADENIDFSDMEKEVNEEITIGLNIIKSL, encoded by the coding sequence ATGTTAAATTATACACTTTCTGATAATGAGTTAGAGCGATTGAAAAAATTAGAATATTTTGATCTTCTGAACTTAGGAAAAGATCCTCAATTCGATATTTTTGCAGAAACGGCATGTCTAATAGCCGATTGTCCAGTTTCTTTAATTTCGATTATGGAAAGCGAGATGCAGACTGTTCAAAGTTGTGTAGGTTTGGAAATCGACTCTGTAGCGAGGGAGAATACAATTTGTCAATATTCAATCTCCACTGGAGAAATTATCATTATCAATGATACTCTTTTGGATGAAAGAACCCGTTTAAATCCATTAGTTTTACAAGGAGGAATACGATTTTATGTAGGAATACCATTTTTTGATGACGAACGTTTTGCGCTAGGAACAATCTGTGTAATTGATTATAAACCCAGAGCAATCACAGACAGTCAGATTACTGCACTTAAAAAGCTTTCAGATGTTATTTCTAAACTTTTAACAGCAAGGAGAAAAACAATTTATGCAGAATATTTTCAGCAGATCTTCAATATATCTAATAATCTGATCTGCGTTCTGGATGACAAATTGAAGTTTAAGAATTTCAATCCGGTAGTCGAGAAAATATTCCTATTAAAAAAAGCAGAGGTGATAGGGCGTAGCTTTACCGAGATTTTCGGTGAACCGAACAAAGATCTTTCAACGATGAAAGATTTGATGAAGGGGGCCCAGGAGGCATCTTTTACTACGTATAAAAATAGTGATGACGGAAGTTCTGTTATTGTAGAATGGGTTTTTAAACTCAATCAAGAACTTTCTGAAATTTTCTGTTTCGGAACCAACATCACCAAGGAGAGTGAAGAAAAACGTCAGTTAGAAAGCTCGGAGCGACGTTTCAGGAGTTTCTTTGAAAATGCTATTGGCTTAATGAGTATGCATGATATGGACGGTAACATTCTTGCGGTGAATGAAAAAGGGAGAGAAATGCTGCATTATTCTGTTGACGAGGTGGAAAATTTAAACCTTAAAGATCTTGTTCCGGAGCATAACTGGCCTTCTCTACAAGAGTATTTAAATCGTATCAAAAAAGAAAGGGAAGACTTTGGAACCATGATTTTAAAGGCGAAAAATGGAGTGGAGCAGGTGTGGATGTATCACAATCTTGTTGAGTTAGACGAGGAAGGAAAGCCTTACATTATTAGTACGGCCTTGAACGTCACTGAAAGAATGACTTTAGAAAAAGATCTCGTTCATACAAAAAAAATTCTTGAACAAACAAGCTCTGTAGCTCAAGTAGGTGGTTGGGAAGTGAATTTGAAAAAGAATACCCTCTTCTGGTCTCAAAGTACTAAAGAAATTCATAAGATTGGCAACGACTATCAGCCTGATTTGGAAACTGCTATTGGTTTTTATACAGACGATAGCAGAGAAAGAGTTGAATTTTTATTCAACAGAGCAGTAAATGAAGGGATTCCGTATGATGATGAATTCCAGCTCGTTCGCAATGATGGTGTGACAATCTGGGTAAGGGTGAAAGCAATTCCGGAATTTGAAGATGGTGTGTGTATCAGAGTTTTTGGCATCATTCAGGATATTGATGTTTTCAAGAAAATGTTTCTTGATATTGCTAAAAAAGAAGCAATGATGCAATCTTTTGTAACGTATGTTCCTGTTGCAGTTGCGATGTTCGATAAAGATCTCAACTATATTTCTGTAAGCAGCAAATGGAAAGATGAATTCAAAATGAATGAGAATGATATCATTGGAAAGAATCTTTTTGCGGTATCACCAAACATTCCTGTGGAACGAAAAGAAATTTATCATGCTGCTTTGCAAGGTAAAACATATATCAATGAAGATTTTGCAATTCATCTTAGTGGTACAGAAGAGATTCAGCATTTGGATCTGAAAGTAGGACCATGGTATCTTTCGGATAACGAAATCGGAGGAGTTATTGTCTCAGTTCAGAATATTACCACAGCTGTAAAGACCAACGAAGAACTTAAAAATGCAAAAAAAATGGCTGATATTGCAAGTAAAGCAAAATCAGAGTTTCTGGCTAATATGAGCCATGAGATCCGTACACCTCTGAATGGAGTGGTAGGCTTTTCAGATCTTCTTTTAAGAACCCCTCTTAATGATATTCAGACGCAATACCTTAATTATATCAATGAATCCGGAGAAAATCTTCTAAATATTATTAATGACATTCTTGATTTTTCTAAAATAGAATCCGGTAAAATGGAACTTTTGATTGATCAAAGTGATGTTTATGACATGGTGAGTCAGGTTATCAATGTCATTCTTTACCAGTCTCAGAAAAAAAATATTGAACTTCTTTTAAATATAGAACCAGGACTTCCAAAAACTATCTTACTTGATGAAGCTAGATTAAAACAAATCCTTATTAACCTTCTTGGTAATGCCGTTAAATTTACTGAAAAAGGAGAAATTGAACTTAAGGTGGAAAAACTCAGTATGGATGATGAGAATATTGTTCTGAGATTTTCTGTAAGAGATACAGGTATAGGAATACCTTTGGAAAAGCAAAATCATATTTTTGATGCTTTTACTCAGGAAAACAGCTCTATAAGTAAACGTTATGGAGGAACGGGTCTTGGTCTTACAATATCAAACAATATTCTGGGATATATGGGAAGTCATCTTTCATTGGTCAGCACCCATGAAAAAGGCTCTGAGTTTTTCTTCGACATTGAAATCCCTTATGAAATATCAAAATCCAGTGAGTACGACGATCTTACAATAAAAAAAGTCCTTGTGGTGGATGATAATGAAGCAAACAGAATCATTCTTCAACACATGCTAACCTATAAAAATATAGAATCTACATTGGCTTCCAACGGAATGGAAGCTTTACAGATTTTGCTAAGGGGTGACCGTTTCGATGTGATACTGATGGATTATCATATGCCGGTAATTTCCGGTTTGGAAACAATTACTAAGATCAGAGAGCTATTCAATGAAAAAAAAGAGACCTCACCACTGGTGATTCTTCATACTTCTTCAGAAGAACATGATGTTATTAATTCTTTCCGCAAGGAAGATGATTCTTATTTTCTGCTGAAGCCTATTAAGTCTGATGATCTTTACAGAACTCTTAAACGTCTGTCGCAAAGTAAAGTGACGGAAGTGGCGGCTCCTGAACATTTGGAAAAACATTGTTTTCCTTTTATGGAAAAGCTGGAAGTTCTTTTAGTAGATGATAATCCCGTAAATATGGTTCTTAATAATAGAATGATGAAATCACTGATGCCTGATGTGCATCTTACAGAAGTGGTAAATGGTTTGGAGGCAGTGGAAGAATGTAAGAAAAAAGATTTCTCTGTAATCCTAATGGATGTACAAATGCCAGTGATGAACGGTATTGAAGCTACGAAACAGATTCGCCTTTTACCAGGATATGAAAATGTACCAATTATTGGAGTGACAGCTGGAAACGTATTGGGAGAAAAAGAAAAATGTCTGGAATCTGGAATGAATGATTTTTTACCAAAACCTTTGCGTCAGGCAAATCTTTCAGAAATGCTCAAAAAATATATTGCCATTGAACAAGATATGGGTGTTGAGGGCCAAGCAGTAATTGCAACGGAAAAATACATCAATATGGATATGTTTAGAGAGCAGATAGGTGATGATGATGATTTTAAAACAATATTTTTAAACCTTGTAATTAAAGAACTTATCCAAACAAAGGATGATATTGGTAATGCAGCAGCAGTAAAAGATGCAGTGTCTGCCAAAATAATTCTTCATAAACTTAAAGGCACTGCAGGAACTACCGGTCTTTTCAGACTTTCAGAATGTGCATTGAGATGGGAGAAAAAAGCTGATGAAAATATAGATTTTTCAGATATGGAGAAAGAAGTAAATGAAGAGATCACTATTGGATTAAATATAATAAAAAGTTTATAA